Within Vespula vulgaris chromosome 23, iyVesVulg1.1, whole genome shotgun sequence, the genomic segment CGACGAATCGTTCGTGAAACACAGTAAAACATTGTCgcgtcgttaaaaaaaaaacatttatttaatcgtcgatcgcattgttcgttcgatatatgtaacgaaaatatcttttcttcctcttctgcTTTTACGGATTATCGAGCCAATCGACGAATTGGacgtaatatttacaaaattctcAACGTTTGATCTTGCATGTATAAAAGCATGATCATGTAATTAATTTACCCCATTCGattatctttaattatctAAATGTCTCACAAGTTGTACAGCAACAATAACAGCATCTACCATCGTTACTTGCAACAAATACACACACCCGagcgcgcacgcacacacacacgcatatacaatAAAGTTTCTTACTTCGCTAATATCGAGAACATCGATCGACACGTAAAACGATATTAACTTAATCAGTTACCTATGTACACGTAAGTACGTTCGTCGTAGGACAAATTTATGCTCGTTTATCCGATTTCgttatatttcattgtatCAGCGATCGAAGATTTTGTCCGTTTAGATTTTGACTCGCCGCTCTTTTCTAATACATTGTGAAACTAAAAGACAACTATTTAAGCTGTAAACAAgtgtgttgtatatatatattatgttggATCATTTGTCATCTtctatatcttatatttcatttttggaGTACTCGTAAAGATTTTGTAGATTtcgatctttctatctatctattagttgaaaaaacaaatttgccATTCAACAAACCATATACAGATTTCTAGAATGAATGAATCTAAAAAACATCGACAACTATGTAACAgctttatacaatatttcgaTATGGCAAAATCATTCGTGTATAATCATACGCGAAGAAGTGCATAGAAATTCATTGTTCTAGTATCACGTATACGAAACGTTCGAGCCGACCGTCATTGAATAAATATGGCAATTGTCTTCTTATCGTGAAAAAGACGTTTCTTCGGTTGGAAAAACGCATACCTATTTACAATGGCATACATAAAGTTTTGCATATGTTAATAGCCTGTAAACAGTAGAATATCGTTACATACTCTTAGATACAATCCCATCataaatcgtataatataaatatgtataaaacttCATATCACACATGACGAAGtacgaaaattttatatatatatacacatacatatatatatgtatatatacttatttatttatttatttatttatttatttatttatataccatAGAAGATGATGACTTCTATACTGTAACGTACTGATATTCACACTTTTACGGTTCATTCCAATCGATGATTTAGCCTATAATTTAACTGATAAAAACTCATTAAAAATTAGAGTAAACACCCTTTCTTATCTATACTTCATTGTCtgcattaattattttaacaaaaaattaaaataatccaTTTCCAAACAACTACTGCGCGTTCGTTTTTTCGGTGATTTATACATCAGACGGCAAAGATAAGAATGCGTTCTATATTAACGCTACTGCAATATTGCACgtgtgataaaaaaatatacaccaTCGTACATTCCATCGAGTCCGAAGACGAAATTTATTTCGCTCTATTTTAAACACGATTATATTCATACGAGAGATTGCACTTTAGTAACGATTCAgcgatatacacatacacgcacgcacacacgtaacaacgtgttttttcatttttatttatattataaaagttctCGTTCGATTTTAAACTATGCCGTTGAATGTTTCTAGAGTTTATATGCACAAATAGATAGTATTTACAGGATATCGACTTGATCTTCAAAGTCATTTTCAAAATCAAGGCGTCATCTGCGAGACCACGTGTGAATGAAAgtgaaatttcttaaaaaaccATATTTGAtgactaagaaaaaaaaaaagattaaaaagaaaacaagaaaaaaaagagaaaaaagtaatgataataaaaaaagaatccgTAAAAAGCAGTCTCGCGATCGACGCTTTTGTCCATGAAATAGTTTCGATGGTTTGACTCCTGCCACGTCATACTatgtacaagaaaaaaagcaaaaaaaaaggcaTCACAATAGTGGACGGATGGGAAAGAAGatcaagatataaaatatcttgcaTCTTCTCGTACGATCTCTAATTCGCGAAAGCGGGGTAGTCACGAGGACGCTAAAGAGGAAAGACGAAAGACCctgataacaaaaaatttcggTCAAACATAGACCTCGCCCCTTTTGCTAGGAGAACCTGTCGTCTGCGTTGGTACAATCGATGCCGTTGAAACCGCAGCGTTGTTACAAGAAGCGCTGCTTATCTTCCTCGAAGTCTCCTGATTACGCGGCTGATTGTTCCTCATGAGTTCATGACCAAAACTATTGGTCCTAGGTCGTAAATCATGATTTGGAGAAATTATAGCAAGTCTGTCTAAGTTAGGATTATCGTGTCTACTTGAAACGGAAGCTGCTCGGGTTTCTCTCGGTTGGAGACCGGGAGAATGAGGCAAGGACATGcttctatcttcctttaaCTGGATAACGGGTGGTCCAGGTAAAGAAGCTGATCTTCTGCCACGTGGTTCTATCGCGGTTTGCAGATGGCTCTCTTGTGTAGTTGGTAAAGCTACGACATATCCTAATTTCTCTGGGTTCATCAGAATCGGAGAACGATCGTTGTAACTATCGAAGGTAGGTGAACTTCCGTTGCTAATTACGGGACTAGTATTATCGCCGATTAATGGAgtacttctttcttcttgacCAGTGATACTTTCGCTTCTACTACTGGAACTTCCGCTTCCTGAACCTTCCTCCTCGCTAGTGTTGACCTCTGTCAAGGTAGCCTGAATCGTGTTGTTGCTCTGTATGTTTGTAGGTCTGTACGAAGAAGCTGACGTAGTCGTGACCAGGCCTAACTGCGTCAGCTGGCTCATAGTTACTGGCGTTAGGGTAACAGGTGCTACCAAACCGGCGCTAGTCAATGTCGGTGACAATACCGCTTGTGCCAAAGCAGCTGCTCCCGATTTCGCGTTTGCTGGCGTTCCTTCGGTCTCCTGAATCGGCGAAAGGACCACCTGGACCACCGGTAAGTCAGTAGTATAATGACCGTTCGCCGGTATCACGCCAACAACGCCCGCACCGATGTTCGCCGTGTTGCTCGCCGACAACGCCAATCTCTGCTCACGATCAACCACCTCCTTTGTCACGTCCGGGGTCGGTATGCGTGGCCTATTCTTCAAGGATACTGGCACCGAGTTCAACTTCGTCATCGTACCTATGATTAGAAATGAGTTAGCTTTCTTCGTGTTCCGTATAGACCGAGGACACTTCCTCGAACAAAATTTCGATTAAACCGAGAATCTTAGGCATTTTCTAGGAAACGAGCAACATTCTATAAGGAAAGTTAATGACCACGAGTTTTATTTCGATGTTTATTGCTTTCGCGCGATGACCAAAGTAAAGAAACTTATAATCTTTCCGTGTTCCGTCTTGTCACGATTCAAGAGTAGAACGAACGAGGATGATTGTTTGATTATACCGGATCGCgcattcttatttcttctttatttctttctattttttgcttttttttttatcaaagcaAGTGAgtggaaagagaggagaaagaagcaCAAGGCCtcgagttttttctttcgaagcaCGTGGCAAGTAATTGCGGAAATCGATGAGGTTATACAAGGTCGTATGGGTGTACGCATTGCGTAATTCGCGCGTTCACGGAACTAAGGAATcaaacataaagaaaattcgCGAATTTTTGCTTTCCTCGATTATTTTCATGCTGCCTCTGCGATTAATCGTTCGATGTTTCTCTCGACGGTGTTGTTTAAAATGGTCTGGTTACAACAACATAATACTCGTTCCTCGCGTCGGAGCAATGCTAAGATATACACGAGACGAGTCTTAGAGCGATTACGCAAAGACGCGTTATTGTCCTTTGAGTGGTTTGAAAATTAACGCTGCGTTATGGTGAATGATTCGTAAAAACAAGAAGCTGCAATGTCATCAGCTAAGATGCTTCCAACTATGCTCGTTGCTGCGAAGTCAATGATAAAGTTCATCGacgttatcttttttcttttttcttttgcacgTGTATATCcaataaagattaattaacgACACATTACATCACTCGACGATAAGATACGTAACAACGAAAATTTTGTCGTTACAGTGCGTCGTCTTTTACGTAAAATACACACCTTGCCTGCCCATTCGTTGACTACGGATACTTTTACGACCTACGAGACGGTCGTATAGTGACATTTTCAAATTCGGATTAGCTGTCGTTGGCAAGCCTCCTGTTTCAGGACTACTGTACACGCTGTTATGACGATTTCGTGCAAAGAAACCTCCTCCACTACTATACGTAGTCGATGAACTACGTACAGAACCCATTCGCGTGATTTGTCGTTGAAGCCAATTCTTTCTTCGCTCCACTAATGGTGTGTCTACGCTTTcctacaaaatatataatatttataatataatataaatataaaatatgtaatctTTAAGTTTAGTCTATAGGAaataatgtacatttaaaaaaaaatttagttaATGAAAACATTTCGAATATTCAATTACACTCACATAATCTGCATACATGTCATCCTGATGGACCTTGCGATGCTGCACGTGACTATGGATTTGTGTTCCCATCATCACGTTAGCGTAGAGAGCATCGCTGCCCTTTACTTTATAATGTTCCGCTGAACCCTTTGGTTCTTCTCGTCGATATTGCTCGCTCGCTACTGTATATGGAAGATCTC encodes:
- the LOC127071822 gene encoding bestrophin homolog 15 isoform X1, producing the protein MTISYASEVPNGSSFGCFWRILVKWRGSVYKLIWRELLAYLFVYYLINFTYRYALNEQQRAIFEKIRYYFGNSSESIPMSFVLGFYVSLVVKRWWEQYKLLPWPDNLALFISAAIPGNDERGRLMRRNIVRYAVLAYVITLQRISLRVKRRFPTLQHIVDVGLMMESEKKIFEMMNKKAAMSKYWMPLVWATNIINRARKEALITSDQVVQTLLVELSDIRKRLGALIGYDTVCVPLVYTQVVTLSLYAYFFSALLGRQFIERTEGGGGKYEEPDMYFPFFTALQFCFYVGWLKVAEVLINPFGEDDDDIELNWLIDRHIKAGYMIVDEMHEEHPELLKDQYWDEVVPRDLPYTVASEQYRREEPKGSAEHYKVKGSDALYANVMMGTQIHSHVQHRKVHQDDMYADYESVDTPLVERRKNWLQRQITRMGSVRSSSTTYSSGGGFFARNRHNSVYSSPETGGLPTTANPNLKMSLYDRLVGRKSIRSQRMGRQGTMTKLNSVPVSLKNRPRIPTPDVTKEVVDREQRLALSASNTANIGAGVVGVIPANGHYTTDLPVVQVVLSPIQETEGTPANAKSGAAALAQAVLSPTLTSAGLVAPVTLTPVTMSQLTQLGLVTTTSASSYRPTNIQSNNTIQATLTEVNTSEEEGSGSGSSSSRSESITGQEERSTPLIGDNTSPVISNGSSPTFDSYNDRSPILMNPEKLGYVVALPTTQESHLQTAIEPRGRRSASLPGPPVIQLKEDRSMSLPHSPGLQPRETRAASVSSRHDNPNLDRLAIISPNHDLRPRTNSFGHELMRNNQPRNQETSRKISSASCNNAAVSTASIVPTQTTGSPSKRGEVYV
- the LOC127071822 gene encoding uncharacterized protein LOC127071822 isoform X2, whose amino-acid sequence is MAGFGLQTNLAGITGLPLRLLPHQFYISICAQRAATIFEKIRYYFGNSSESIPMSFVLGFYVSLVVKRWWEQYKLLPWPDNLALFISAAIPGNDERGRLMRRNIVRYAVLAYVITLQRISLRVKRRFPTLQHIVDVGLMMESEKKIFEMMNKKAAMSKYWMPLVWATNIINRARKEALITSDQVVQTLLVELSDIRKRLGALIGYDTVCVPLVYTQVVTLSLYAYFFSALLGRQFIERTEGGGGKYEEPDMYFPFFTALQFCFYVGWLKVAEVLINPFGEDDDDIELNWLIDRHIKAGYMIVDEMHEEHPELLKDQYWDEVVPRDLPYTVASEQYRREEPKGSAEHYKVKGSDALYANVMMGTQIHSHVQHRKVHQDDMYADYESVDTPLVERRKNWLQRQITRMGSVRSSSTTYSSGGGFFARNRHNSVYSSPETGGLPTTANPNLKMSLYDRLVGRKSIRSQRMGRQGTMTKLNSVPVSLKNRPRIPTPDVTKEVVDREQRLALSASNTANIGAGVVGVIPANGHYTTDLPVVQVVLSPIQETEGTPANAKSGAAALAQAVLSPTLTSAGLVAPVTLTPVTMSQLTQLGLVTTTSASSYRPTNIQSNNTIQATLTEVNTSEEEGSGSGSSSSRSESITGQEERSTPLIGDNTSPVISNGSSPTFDSYNDRSPILMNPEKLGYVVALPTTQESHLQTAIEPRGRRSASLPGPPVIQLKEDRSMSLPHSPGLQPRETRAASVSSRHDNPNLDRLAIISPNHDLRPRTNSFGHELMRNNQPRNQETSRKISSASCNNAAVSTASIVPTQTTGSPSKRGEVYV